The genomic stretch GAGAAATCAATGCACAAGCATGGTCATTTCGGCGAACGCATGTTCATGCACATGGCCGGCAAATTCGGCGGCAGGGGCGGCGGAGGCTTTGGCCCGTTCGGCCATGGCGGACGCGGCGGCGGACGCGGCGGCCCGGGCGACATGTTCCGCGCCGGCCGCATGCTGGCCGACGGCGACCTCAAGCTGATCACGCTGTCGCTGCTGGCCGAGGCCCCGCGCCACGGCTACGACATCATCAAGGCGCTGGAAGAGCGTACCAGCGGCATCTACAGCCCGAGCCCGGGCGTGGTCTACCCGACGCTGACCTTCCTGGAAGAGGCCGGCTATGCCGCTTCCGCCGCCGACGGCAACAAGAAGGTGTTTTCCATCACCGAGGCGGGGCAGGCGCATCTTGCTGACAACCGCGAGATGATCGACGGCGTGCTCGACCATCTCGAACGCTTCGGCCGCAAGATGGCCAAGGCGCGCGACTGGTTCGGCTGGAACGACGATGGCGAGGACCGGCGTGGTGGTCGCGGCGGCCGTGGCGAGCGTTCGGAAACGCGTGACGAATTCCGCGCCATCCGTCACCGCCTGCGCGCGGCGCTCGGCGAGATCGTCGATGCCCCGGCCGACAAGCAGGCCGAGGCGATCGCCATCCTCGAAGCCGCGGCGGACGCGCTGGAAGCGCTGTCGCACCGCTGATTCAGGCGCGATAAACGCATGAAAAAAGCCCGGGGCGACCCGGGCTTTTTTGCGTCAGGGCAGGCCGGCGTCATTCCTTGCCGACATACTCGCTGATCAGCTTTTCGTTGCGGGCCTTTTCGATCTTGGCGGTCATCTCGGCCGACAGGCGTTCGTCGGTGCGGTACTTGACCAAGTTCACCAGGCTGCCGGTCAAGAGC from Mesorhizobium sp. 113-3-3 encodes the following:
- a CDS encoding PadR family transcriptional regulator; the protein is MHKHGHFGERMFMHMAGKFGGRGGGGFGPFGHGGRGGGRGGPGDMFRAGRMLADGDLKLITLSLLAEAPRHGYDIIKALEERTSGIYSPSPGVVYPTLTFLEEAGYAASAADGNKKVFSITEAGQAHLADNREMIDGVLDHLERFGRKMAKARDWFGWNDDGEDRRGGRGGRGERSETRDEFRAIRHRLRAALGEIVDAPADKQAEAIAILEAAADALEALSHR
- a CDS encoding YiaA/YiaB family inner membrane protein — its product is MNANQTYIMFNTASVGAAYFMLGLSLWLAPVDLSTKGYWAMGILLLTGSLVNLVKYRTDERLSAEMTAKIEKARNEKLISEYVGKE